GCTTCTTTGAGGCGATCCAGAAACCGATCAAACTGAGTCAACAAATATTTTTCCACAATCTGCAGGTCTTTCAATCGCCCCTCGTCCTTGCCGTGATGCGAAAGGCCGTGATATCCTCCGAGGTTGAGTTCGGACGTCTTAAAGCCCATGGGGATTTCAAAGGTCACAACCCGTGTCGAGTCTGTCTGTAATGCCAGCGTTAGCAGATCATAAAAAAGCGGCATTTCCTCAATTTGCATCCGTTCGAGGTCTTCCACGGGTTCAATCGGAGATTCTGGCTTGGGTTTGTCGAGCCATTCGCGCGACATTTGCAGGCGACGTTCGACATCGCGCACCGAAGTCAGATATTGATCGAGCTTACCGCGGTCCGCCGCATTCAACTGCCCGTCGAGTGTTTTTGCCGATGCGAGCAAGGCGTCAAGCACACTGCCCCGATTTGATAACGTACGCCGCTCTGCGTTTCGCATAGCTTCATCATTCTGTACAAACAAAGCCTGAAAAATGCGGGCGGGATTGTTAATCGGTGCCACATTTACGCCCGACCGCGTCCATACCATGTCTGTACCTCTGCCCAGCCCTGCGGTAATTGAGGGAAAGCGCGTTGTACTGCCCACATACTCAGCCGCGACCTGGTCCAGCGTCATATTCTTTTCGGGAAAACCTGCGGCTTCTTCCTTGCGTATGCTGCTCAGAAACACGTGTACGCCGGAGTGTCCACCGCCCGTACCGTGATCGAGATTTGAAAAGATAGTAAAATCATTTCGGTGTGAATCGATATACTTCAGCGTCAGGCTCGTCTCATAGTCCTTGCCGGACTGCTCGGGGAAAAATCCGCCCGGCCAAAATCCCAGATGATTGCCCACGCAGACCAGACGCCTCGGATTTGTCGCACCGTACACCATGCTGCTTTCTAAGAAGGGCAGAGATAGTGCCACGCCTGCACCCTGTAAGAAGTGTCGGCGATTAACCCGCGCTTGTAAAAGTTCAGAAACGATGTTCATGCCTTGTCCTCTTCTATATTAAGTTAGGGTCTCTATGCCAAAATCTGTTCTAATATAGCAGACGCCAAAGTCTTTTGTCAAGCCAGCGATTGGTGTCTTCGTCTTGCGCTTCACATAGACCTTGACAAAATGCTCGGCCGATTCAAACTATATGGTCGAGATAAACTATTGAATATGTCGAACCAGACGTCCAAAAGGAGTAGAGATATGGCAGATCAATATGAACCCAATTGGGAATCCCTCACCAGTTATGAAATACCCGATTGGGTAAATGATTCTAAGTTTGGCATTTATGCACACTGGGGACCATACTCGGCAGCGGCATTTGGCAACGAGTGGTATGCACGCAATATGTATATCGAAGGTTCACCTGAGCACGCGCATTTTGTGTCGCGATTTGGAGATCTTTCAAAGGTGGGATACAAAGAATGGATTCCGCGGTTTACAGCAGAAAATTTCGATCCAGAACAGTGGGCTGAAATTATTGCTGGCTCAGGTGCGCAGTATGCAGGTATTTCACTGGTTCATCACGATGGGTTTTTGCTGTGGGATTGCAAAGTGAATCGATGGAATGCTGCAAACATGGGGCCCAAACGCGATTTGTATGGTGATCTGGTTGCAGAACTCAGAAAAAAGGGCTTGCGCATTTCAGCTACATTTCACCATATGCGCACGTTTAACTGGTATTTGCCAGGCAGCAGCACGTTAGGCGAAGCGCCTTCTGAATCGGAGATTGAGCAAGCGAAAAGTAAGGGATGGGATCTCTTTGATCCTGAGTATGCAGACTTGTACTGGAATGCTGTGACGGGTAAATACGAAGATTTTCTGGAAGAGTGGAAAAAGAAAATCATAGAAGTGTTTGACAACTATCAACCAGATCTCACCTGGTTTGATGGCGGACGTTTCCGTGAGGGGCCAGCACAAGATGCAGTTTGTACTGTGCTGGCACATTATTTTAACAGGAGCCTGAAGTGGGGCAAAGGCGTTACTGTGCTGAATAAGCTGCCTACGAATGGGAAGTTTAATTTTCCACGAGAATTGGGTATGTTGACATTTGAGCAGGGCCGTGATCGTTTGCCGGGAATAGAGCGACCCTGGATTGATGACATCAATATCGCAGAACGTTCGTGGGGGTATATTGAAGGACAAAAGTATCGCTCTGCTGCATACATTTTAAAGAGCCTGATTGATGCCGTAAGCCGAGGTGGCGGTATTTTTCTTTCTCTTGCACCTATGGCAGATGGCACGATTCCCGACGGGCAGGTAAAAGTGTTGGGTGAGATCGGCGAATGGCTCAGTGTGAATAGCGAGGCGATTCACGGTACGCGTCCATGGCGCATACAAACGGAGGGCAATGTCGAGCGAATATGGGAGCAGGGCAAGAGATGGCGGTATCATTTGTGCGATGAAACAGATATTCGCTTTACCTGTACAAAAGATGCGCTCTATGCTATCGTAATGGGGTGCCCAAAGGGCGACACGTATCACATTGGAACACTCCGCCCTATCACTCGCATTGGCGATGGCGATATTCGATCTGTTCGATTGCTTGGATGCGATCAGCCCTTGACCTGGAATCAGAATAACGATGGTTTGCACATTGATTTGCCCAACGAGAAACCAAATGATCAGGCGTATGCATTTAAGATTGAGATAGATGGTGAGATTGATTTAGAGATGTAACATCATTGGATAGGGATTCAGATTGTCGTTCTTCCCTGATACAGTAATGGATGTATGATCCCAATCGCGTCAATCTCAGACTGGAGATCGGCGGGGAGGGGACCACGCTCAATGGCGTCGATATTCGATTCGACTTCATGCGGATTTTTGAAGCCAGTTACGATACATTTGAGACGTTGCTCAGGCAGTAGCCAGCGCAGGGTGAGTTCCGGCAACTCCAGGCCCGATGATGCCTGGATGTCCAGGTATTTGCAATACGCGCGGTGGAAACTTTCATCCATCCATTCGGGCAGATGGTCACGCCAGTCTGACCTGGCAACGGCAAGCCAGCCCTTCATAAACATCGCACCACCAACCACTCCTACGCCCTCTTCTTCGGTAAGGGGAAGCAGAAAGCGAGTAGCGTTGCGATAAATTGGATTGTATTGGTGTGCGACCATCATTGAGTCCAGTTCAGTGGCGCTGACCAGCCGAGCAAGGCGTCGCGCATCTTTACCCGTGATGCCGATGAAGCGTGCCTTGCCTTGTTTCTTTGCAATGCGAAGAAACTCCAAACAAGGCGCCGCCGGAAAGTCATACTCTTCCTCGTCTATAATCAGCGGTCCTCCGTGGGATATGGCAATCTCTTTAGGCACAGGATCATCTGACCACCACTTTCGCTGATCTGCCTCATGTAGCTGGATCAGATCCACATAGTCGGTCTGAAGTCTGCCCAGACTCTCTTCAAATTGTCGCATGAGAGAATTGACTTTGCGGTGTCCTCCCGGATCTTCTACACCACCTACCTTGGTCGCCAAGAATACCTTTTCCCGGCGACCACGCAATGCCTCACCTAACATACGCTCATCTTTGCCTTTGCCATAGGCGGCAGCCGTATCGAAGTAATTGACCCCCCGGTCAACTGCCAGGGCTATACATTCGTTTACTCCCTGTTGGCCCTGGTCAGACATAAAAGCTGTGCCCAGGCCAAGTTCGCTGACATTCACTCCCGTATTTCCAAGTGCTCGACGCTTCATATGAATACCGTACTCCTTTCGCTGTCATGTTGCTTTCTCGCATACACGCCGGCAGTCAAACATTGAACGGAATGACTCTGTCAATTCAAGTGGTTGTCCAGGAATTCCAATACTCTCGCGAAGGCGGCTTTCACTTGAGGGTCCCACCAGCGTCCGTCGAATCCGTGGCCGCCGCCCTCAATTGTGACCATCTCGTGGTCCACACCGGCCTCCTTCAGGCGGTTCTGCATACGCACAGACAGTTCGTATGGAACGTCGGTATCGTCTGTCCCGTGTAGCAACAGCGTTGGCGGATAGTTCGCGTCGATGTTCTGATCTGGGCAGTAGGGGGTGAAAAATGCGGGATCCTTCGCAGGATCGAAGCCGCTGACTTTGATCGGCCAGATGCCCTGCTGCCGCGTGTACAGATAGAACGTGCCTGGACGTCTGCCTTCCGAAATCGCTCTCGGCTCGATCTGCTCCATCGCCTCTTCGCGCCCGATATGTCGCTGCTTCAGGTAGAACGGGGACGGTTTTGAATACCACGAACCGATCAGATCTCCATATCCATAGAAGGACACCAGGGCCCTGGGCTTCGAATCGAACGTGCCCGTCATCAATGTCAGGTGACCGCCTGCCGAATGTCCGACCGCGCCAATTCGCGCAGGATCGACACCGAGTTCATCTGCGTTCGACCGAATCCACCCAAACGCATCGCGGACGTCTGCTATGATCTCTGGTAGTTTGGTCTCCGGGGCGAGCCGGTAGTCGATCGAGATGACCCTATATCCCGCATCCACGTAGCGAGCCGCATGGCCTTGACCGTTTTCTCGACTGCCCATTATGAGTGCACCACCATGAATCCACACTACGGCGGGAGATATTTCGGTCATCGCCTCTGACGAATACACGTCGAGATGGATGTCGCAGTCTGTCGTCTTCTTGAAGGCGTAGGTTCGGCGCAGGAGTGTGAAAATGGGTTCCGGCAAAGTGTCCTCGTTATTGAAGAAGTCTCAGATGATTCAGCTTCTGCCGAAGATCGTCGGCTCCAGCATAAGTGTGTCCGGCTATACCCAATCTGGTCGCTGCTGCCACATGCCCGGCGTTGTCGTCTATGAACAGAGCCTGGTTCGGAATTGCGCCCACGGTAGCCAGGGCTGCGAAGTAGATGTTGGGATCGGGTTTTGTAAACCCGACCTCTGAGGAGTTGATGATGTAGTCGAAATCCCCGGCGATGCCCAGTTGCCGAAGGTCTGAGGATAATCTTGATGTCGCATTGCTGATGAGGACTAACTGAGCCTTCTTTCGACAAGCCCGCAAGATCCCCAGGATCTCCGAATTGACTTCTCCTGGCGATGCGGACCAGAGTTCAACCGCGCGCTCAGCATTGGCTTCTGGAAAGTCCTGGCTGAGCAGGTCCGCAATTCTCCGACGCCACTCATCGTCAGAGATTTGTCCTGTGATTACCAGGGGGAGCAAGTTATCTAAGAACGCAGTTCCGGGGATGGCTCCCTCAGGTAATCCAGTTGCTCGTTCCGCCGTCAGATGTATTTCAGGGGACCAGATCCGAATTACCCCATCGAGGTCTGTCAAAATTACATTTGTCATTTATGTTTCTTGTCTCGCAGTGATGTACGGCATTTCTATGGGCATCAATTGAATAAACACTGTTGTTATGCTTTGTGGTCTTCTCAATCAGATTCGACTGCATTCTCCAAAATGGTAAACTTGCGCCAATCAGAGTCGATTTCTGCTTGAATTCCATACGGAAGAACGAACATCGGATCTGTGTGCCCGAAATCCATCTGCGTAATTATGGGGAGCGAAGTCAGTCCTTCCTCGTCAGCGACTATCTGAAATATGGCGTCGTCATAAGCATGAAACGAATCAGGCGACAACTCGTGGCCACCTGGTCTTCCAAAGAGAATCCCACTCAAAGATGGAAGAATGTCCATCGCAGCAAGAGACCGAAAAAACCTGGTTACCGTACTTGGCGGCGGTGTTTCTTCAGACGTTTCGATAAAGAGTATCGCGCCTTCCCACACTTCCTTGTTAGGCCAAACGTCTGTACTTTTTATCCAGTCGAGAACTTCGAGGCAACCACCTATGAGGTGTCCTTCCTTTTGCCCTTCTCCCTGGAGATACTGCCAACCCGCAGAGTCTTGAAGGATTCTCTTTCTTTTTTGATTCGCAGGATTTGCCCAGTCAAGACGTTCGACGGTCCATCCATCTCGATTCTCCGGTATTTCACCAATATTTCCAGAATCAAATAAGGTCCGTCTAACGGAGTTCACCATGTAGGGAAACAACCCACCGTTCTCGGCAAATCCTGCCATAATTGCTGGACCATAAAAGGAGACAATGCCCGCCTTTAGGCACGCAAAGTGGGAAACGGTCGTATCGGAATATCCCACGAAGGGCTTTGGATTCTTCCTGATAAGATCAAGGTCTAGGTGACGAAGAATTCTAATCGAGTCATCGCCGCCAATAGTCGATATAATTCCTTTGATTTCTGAGTTTGAAAAGGCTTCCATCAAGTCATCCGCACGCGCTTTTGGATTCTCAGAGAGCCATTTTGGCTCTCTGAGTGTATGAGGCATCTCGATTACGACCAGGCCAAATGCTTCTTCCAGTTGTTTTTTTCCAGCTTCATATCGATGTGGAATTAGCCCCGGTCCACCCCATGACAGAGATACAGTGGCTACCTTATCTCCCTCTTGAAGCTTTGGTGGTTTAGTAAGCGATGGTTTCATTATCAAGTCTGTTTAGTTTTTGTGGGCGATTTGCCGCTAATGTCTTCCGGTTTGTGAACCCACTGTTAACGGTAGTCATCCTCCCTTGGCCGAGGTTAAGCATCATGACCAGATAAGCCGTGGGCCCATTTGTCCCGATACAAGAGAAATACATGCAGTTACCGAGTAATATCCCGTTTGAGCGGTCCGTGATGGCCAACTGGAACTTGCATCTCGGATTTTCTTTAGACCATGCGATGCATTTATCTACAAAGCGGACGCACTCCCCTCTGGTGTAGGCGGGCCGGTAGTAGTATTCCAGATACCTTGGGTCCCTTCTGAACTCGGCGATGGCGTCCACGTCTTATTTTGTGAACTCTCTCAGGAGCAGGCGTTCAGTCAGTTTTTTTTTCTGTTATAAATTCGGTTTTGTGACCACAATGGCTCTTTCTTTGAGCACCCTTCCGTTGCCAGTGACCCCAATAGCAACCTTCGGCTCTCTTTCCAGATCGTTATTCTGAACTATCGTCTTAATATTTAAATCCCAAGCTTGGGCAATAGATTCGAGAACCGCACCGCCTAAGGTTAGATTTGGAGAGCCACTTCCGAGAAAAAAGTTAGTGTTAGTGTCCTGCGGCCAATGAACCTCCGTCCAACGAACGCGGGATTGTAGCAATCCAGGTATCCCACCGACTTGTGTAACGAACACGTTATCATTAAGAGTGTAATCCTCTACATGCTCGAAATTGTAATCAATTGAAAAATGGTCAACAAGCACAACTTGATGGGGCAGGTCTTTTCTCGAACGGATTTGCGTCGCAGAATACCAATTACCTTTATTTAGACAGATGGGGAGATTTTCAGTATCACCGCCGCAAAGGCGGATATATTGAGCACAGGCAGCCTGGGTCTTTTCTTCTTCCCAAAGAGATGGTACGAGAGTGCTTTGCTCCTGTGCCCATCGTTTTAGCTCGTCAGTTTCTACTATGGGCTTTGCTACATCACGAGATGCACGCAATGGCATGCCTACTAAAACACCTGCAATGCCGGACAAGGTACAGGATTTTAGACCGCCAATGGTAACTATCCCCGATAAGTCGATATATGGCTCAATGTGACCCGCAAAACCGACTGTCACTAAAGCGCGGCCTATAATATTTCCGCTTCTATCCCGTAAGCAACGGAGATTATCGGCTGCTTTTCTTCGAAAAACGTCCACATCCTCGTGTGAAAAGTTGCGTTCCGAATCAAGAACAGGTATTCGTTTGAGAAACTCGAATGCGTCTAATGTTTGCCAGTCACCACCTCGTATCACTTGTTGAGATACTCCATCTTCTTCCACAAACAAATCAACCTCTAGTGCTGGACATAGTTCAATACATATATCCGAGAGTTTTCTTGGTGCCTTCCGATACGAGTCATAGAGCAATCCCTCTGAGAGAGAAGGATCAACCTGAAGCTGTAAGCGAACTTTTGTCCCACCATCTATTAATTGCTCGCTATTGTTGGCCTCACGTAAAATTGGCCTACCCTTGAGCCCTCTGCTAAATTCGAGTACAAGTGTATCTTTTGCTGCTGAATCCGAGCGACGGGTTATCACTTGAACGTGTTCCGCAAGCATAAATACGGAGAAAAACCCGATACCATATTTCCCGATCTGCTTTATGCCCGAAGACAGTAATCCTGGGAATTCTCGCTGCATTTCAAAGGATCCCCAAAATGATCTACCAAAATCCAGCAGGAAATTTGTGAGAACGAATTGGGACATGCCAACACCATTATCTTCGACTTCGAGCCAGTGAGAACTATTGGAAGATTGGGTTAATGAAACGCGAATTTCTCCATAGTCTGCTTGTCGTCTTTCATAAATCCGACGAGCGCACACAGCATCAGATGCATTTTGTATCAACTCCCGAAGTGCAACCTCAGGATGTTTTCCATACATTTCCTCACCGCCAACGCTTTTGATCGCACGTGGCAAGTCGGTAACATGAATAGTTGCGTTGATTGGTAACCAGCCGTCAGTTTGTACATAGGAAACCAAGCGTTCTGGATCCTCAATACCGGCTACCCTTTTCGCAGCAAACCGCGGAGCCCCCTTGTCTGCGAATAGCGCATCTACAGAACCAAGCTCTTTGTCAACCATGCGTAGCGTTTCCAGACAGAGCCACCAGGCAGATGCTTCAGATATATTGAAAGCACGATTAGTCGTGAATACAAGGGCATCCTCCTCAAGGTAGGGTTTGTTGAACTTTTCTTGGAATGTCCAATGGTCAGCCGATGTATCTGGGAGTTCAGTTGAAGCTTTCAGGTATATGGGAGCACGCCGTGCATCAACCTGAGCTGCGTCAGCACACCTTAAAATACATGCGACTTTTAAGGGATCGATAGTCCAGTCACGTGGACACCAATGTGCTGCTCCAACAGTTCGTTGAAATTGTTGATCAAGCTTGCTAATATCCCACCAGTGACTATGGGCGACCTGTCCTATGACTCGACCAAAAGCTTGCCTTACCTCAAGGTCATCTATCAAATAAATCGAATCATTACCTTTTTCTGACGAAAGTGCAGTGAAGGCAAGTCGTTCGGCGTTAGCTGCATGAATCTGTTGAAGCAAACTCAAAAGGACGCGGTTATAGATTTCTTCTTCAGGATTCGAAATCTCCTCGGCAGAAGGTTCACGCTCTAAGGATGTTTGGTACTCATAGGTGACAAGATCTTTCCAACGGGAGTCAGCTTTGAGTGCTTCAATCCCGCCATCCACAGTAGGCAAAGCCATACCAAGATCATGGAAGAGAAAAGCCACTCCGAGAACAAAGCCTTCGGCTGGCGTTATATCGTAGTTCGGGCCAAGAATGGTTCCTGCTGTCTCCCATAGCGCATCAATATGAGTCAAGTTGTGAAGTGTTAACTGCGGAAGATCTCGCCGGATTTCATCTGTGAGAAGTCCGGCGCTTTGCCTGCAGGTGGTGAACGCTGCTCTCAATCGCTCACGCGCTGCAGCCGATTCGTCATTTTCTTGTGGAGCAAGAGTATTTGCCCAAAGATCTGAATTAGTTATAGTTGAAGGCAATTTATCCATACAGAGTTCCCTGTTTTAGTGGAGAGTTTAGGGCTTGGATTTCAAGCCTGTGTTTGATACAGATTTTCGTAGGCCATCGGCGCGTGGTAAGCTATTGAAGAATGCCTACGATGTGGGTTATACCACCCTTCAATATATTCGAATATAGCCAATCTAACTACTGATAGGGGACCCACCAAAACGGGTCAAGCCCACTTGACTAAACGAAAACCCCGTGCGTGGGAAATACACACGGGGCTGAAAACACGAATTTATCCTCAGACTTCTATTCATCTTACCCACTCCTCAATGAACCCGACATACTCAGGCACAGGCATCATTTGTAGATCTTTGTCCCTAAAGCCCTCGGCCTCTCTCTTTTGATAAAAGTCCGCCATAAACTCATTGAATTGATCCCAAATCACGGTCCCGCTGGGCAGACCTTCAATGCCTACCTCAATAAACCAGTTCCTCACTTGACGGATGACTTCCTCAGGCTCATTCTGGTGTCGCTTAATGTCGGAGTTCGACAGATCAGACAATGCCTTTTGGTAATCGTACTGTTCAGTTTCCAAGATCAAACACCGCTTTTGACTCAGTGGGCCGTTAGAGAAGACCCTGCAGCCGATGTCGAGACCCAGTTCGAAGGGCATGTTCATCCTATGAATTTCGCCCTCGAATGACGCCCGCATCCTCGACAGATCATGCACACTGTATTTTGACTCACGTATCAATTCACAGATTCGATTGATCCTCGCAGATCCAGAGTCAAAAGTCTCCGAAGCAATCCTCACCGTCAGGCCTGCTTGAACCACACTGAATAGCAGAGGTCTCAAGAGAGGAATATACTCGTCGTCGAAGGGGCAGTTGATAAAGACGTTAGTATGGAATTCTCCTCCGCTGTTCACTTAGCCCGTTTCCATTTTTGTATGGATCCATCTCGTTCGTGGATGACGACATCCCTGCCCTTCGAAATCTTGCTTGCGCTTCTTTCGGCAGCGGACTTAGTGCGGTAGATTTTTGAAGCTTTGGAATTCCCCTCCTTCTTGACTGCCCAACCATCTTTTCGTGAGATGACATGCACTCTTTTGCCATTGGTTGCTTGTGAATTTCTTGCCATGGCAGGTCCTTTCTCATCCTCATAGGTGCTTATCTAAGTCTTCTGACAATATATCAAAATGTGTAGATAAACGAAAGCGATTAGCCTCAATTTTTTATTTTTTTACACACGATGCTTGCTGTCACTTATCCCCATTCTTGGTAGCAATGAAGATCATCTCTTTTTCGTGTTCGGAATTCAGGGTCTCGTCTGTCCAATCGCCTTTGACATCGACATCTTGAAAGCCTGCCAATTCCAGCATCCACATCAGTTCATTTCGATGGTACCAGTGCGTCTGTCCGGTGTGAATCTCCTCCTTTATGAGACGATCGCCTTCGTATAGTTCATATCGCCGTTCTCGGACAGCATATTGCGCCACCGTATCTTCAAAAATTTTGTGGTGGTAAACCAGTAGGCGCTTTCCGTCTTCAAGCTCCTTATTGGCGATCTGTTTCCACTCGCCGGGCCACGCGTGTATCTCTTTGGACCCCCAGTAATAAAAACTATGGGCTGGGGCAACATTAAAGGCGAGAATCCCACCAGGCTCCAAATGAGCGTGGCATCGGCGGAGCGTTTCCAATGCCGCTCGCCGCCCCATTACACACTGGAAACCACCGCACGGGATATAGATGGCATTAAATCGATCGGGGAGATCCAACTGCTGCATCTGCTGCTCGTAGAGCACGGGGTCCAGCCCCATCGCGTTCGCATGCTGGCGACATACAGATAGCATATCGCCCGAAATGTCCACCCCCTGTACATCAAATCCTTCTTGCAAAAAGGTCAGTAGTAACCGCCCCGCTCCGCATCCCAGTTCCAGGGCCTTACTTCCAGCTTTCTCAAGGATGCCTTTGTAGAATGACTTGTCTATGCGGGGATCTGACGTCGATATCGTAGCCCAATGAAGTGCGGAGAGTCCAGTATATAGATCTCGTTCATCGAATTTCATGAAAATATCCTCATAAAGCGGAGACATTCAGTATCCGGGTTTTGTTTTTCCGCTTCACTTTCCTTTAGGAAGCCAAGTCCTTTGGGCGTGGTCAGAGATAGTTGGCTTTGCCGTTAAGCCGTTTTGTGGGTATATTTCGCAGGTGCTATCGTAGCGCACACAAAGGCACTCTCTTTTGAGAGTAAACGGTTTCGGTGTGGGATAGCACACAAAACCCTCTCTGTGATGTTAGTTGAGAGGCAGATTTGGCAACAACAGCGGTATGGATTGCGGTTGTGTTGTCGTCAAATCTGATGGGCACAGTTAGGGGCCTGACCTCCCAAACCTGCGGTAGCAATCCGCTGCTGTCAACTGCCCTGAAGTCTCGCTACGCAGTGAGCGGTTTAAACCTAAGCCCTTGCTCGGATATGCTGCATTGCCTCCAATGGGTGGGTCAAGCACCTAAGGTGTGGCAGGGACAAGCCACCTGCTCAGCAGGTGGTGGTTGACAAAAGATTCCCTTGTGCGCGGGAATTGTGGCCTATCACCGTGATCGGCTCGGTCATTCCTATACAGACATTGCCACTCACGAGGTTCCAGTCACTGTGGCCACTCTCGACGATGCCTCGCGTCTGGCACGGTGTGTCGCCCCCAACAGTCGGCGATTTGTCAACATCATCGGCGCAACGGTTGCCCTGGACAAGAAATCTTTTGGCATTGTGCAGGCGCAGGGCGGGATAAGCTCC
The nucleotide sequence above comes from Gemmatimonadota bacterium. Encoded proteins:
- a CDS encoding alpha-L-fucosidase — its product is MADQYEPNWESLTSYEIPDWVNDSKFGIYAHWGPYSAAAFGNEWYARNMYIEGSPEHAHFVSRFGDLSKVGYKEWIPRFTAENFDPEQWAEIIAGSGAQYAGISLVHHDGFLLWDCKVNRWNAANMGPKRDLYGDLVAELRKKGLRISATFHHMRTFNWYLPGSSTLGEAPSESEIEQAKSKGWDLFDPEYADLYWNAVTGKYEDFLEEWKKKIIEVFDNYQPDLTWFDGGRFREGPAQDAVCTVLAHYFNRSLKWGKGVTVLNKLPTNGKFNFPRELGMLTFEQGRDRLPGIERPWIDDINIAERSWGYIEGQKYRSAAYILKSLIDAVSRGGGIFLSLAPMADGTIPDGQVKVLGEIGEWLSVNSEAIHGTRPWRIQTEGNVERIWEQGKRWRYHLCDETDIRFTCTKDALYAIVMGCPKGDTYHIGTLRPITRIGDGDIRSVRLLGCDQPLTWNQNNDGLHIDLPNEKPNDQAYAFKIEIDGEIDLEM
- a CDS encoding ATP-binding protein — protein: MDKLPSTITNSDLWANTLAPQENDESAAARERLRAAFTTCRQSAGLLTDEIRRDLPQLTLHNLTHIDALWETAGTILGPNYDITPAEGFVLGVAFLFHDLGMALPTVDGGIEALKADSRWKDLVTYEYQTSLEREPSAEEISNPEEEIYNRVLLSLLQQIHAANAERLAFTALSSEKGNDSIYLIDDLEVRQAFGRVIGQVAHSHWWDISKLDQQFQRTVGAAHWCPRDWTIDPLKVACILRCADAAQVDARRAPIYLKASTELPDTSADHWTFQEKFNKPYLEEDALVFTTNRAFNISEASAWWLCLETLRMVDKELGSVDALFADKGAPRFAAKRVAGIEDPERLVSYVQTDGWLPINATIHVTDLPRAIKSVGGEEMYGKHPEVALRELIQNASDAVCARRIYERRQADYGEIRVSLTQSSNSSHWLEVEDNGVGMSQFVLTNFLLDFGRSFWGSFEMQREFPGLLSSGIKQIGKYGIGFFSVFMLAEHVQVITRRSDSAAKDTLVLEFSRGLKGRPILREANNSEQLIDGGTKVRLQLQVDPSLSEGLLYDSYRKAPRKLSDICIELCPALEVDLFVEEDGVSQQVIRGGDWQTLDAFEFLKRIPVLDSERNFSHEDVDVFRRKAADNLRCLRDRSGNIIGRALVTVGFAGHIEPYIDLSGIVTIGGLKSCTLSGIAGVLVGMPLRASRDVAKPIVETDELKRWAQEQSTLVPSLWEEEKTQAACAQYIRLCGGDTENLPICLNKGNWYSATQIRSRKDLPHQVVLVDHFSIDYNFEHVEDYTLNDNVFVTQVGGIPGLLQSRVRWTEVHWPQDTNTNFFLGSGSPNLTLGGAVLESIAQAWDLNIKTIVQNNDLEREPKVAIGVTGNGRVLKERAIVVTKPNL
- a CDS encoding methyltransferase domain-containing protein yields the protein MKFDERDLYTGLSALHWATISTSDPRIDKSFYKGILEKAGSKALELGCGAGRLLLTFLQEGFDVQGVDISGDMLSVCRQHANAMGLDPVLYEQQMQQLDLPDRFNAIYIPCGGFQCVMGRRAALETLRRCHAHLEPGGILAFNVAPAHSFYYWGSKEIHAWPGEWKQIANKELEDGKRLLVYHHKIFEDTVAQYAVRERRYELYEGDRLIKEEIHTGQTHWYHRNELMWMLELAGFQDVDVKGDWTDETLNSEHEKEMIFIATKNGDK
- a CDS encoding IS3 family transposase, encoding MVGPLSVVRLAIFEYIEGWYNPHRRHSSIAYHAPMAYENLYQTQA
- a CDS encoding HAD-IA family hydrolase encodes the protein MTNVILTDLDGVIRIWSPEIHLTAERATGLPEGAIPGTAFLDNLLPLVITGQISDDEWRRRIADLLSQDFPEANAERAVELWSASPGEVNSEILGILRACRKKAQLVLISNATSRLSSDLRQLGIAGDFDYIINSSEVGFTKPDPNIYFAALATVGAIPNQALFIDDNAGHVAAATRLGIAGHTYAGADDLRQKLNHLRLLQ
- a CDS encoding DUF1552 domain-containing protein; the protein is MNIVSELLQARVNRRHFLQGAGVALSLPFLESSMVYGATNPRRLVCVGNHLGFWPGGFFPEQSGKDYETSLTLKYIDSHRNDFTIFSNLDHGTGGGHSGVHVFLSSIRKEEAAGFPEKNMTLDQVAAEYVGSTTRFPSITAGLGRGTDMVWTRSGVNVAPINNPARIFQALFVQNDEAMRNAERRTLSNRGSVLDALLASAKTLDGQLNAADRGKLDQYLTSVRDVERRLQMSREWLDKPKPESPIEPVEDLERMQIEEMPLFYDLLTLALQTDSTRVVTFEIPMGFKTSELNLGGYHGLSHHGKDEGRLKDLQIVEKYLLTQFDRFLDRLKEA
- a CDS encoding LD-carboxypeptidase, whose amino-acid sequence is MKPSLTKPPKLQEGDKVATVSLSWGGPGLIPHRYEAGKKQLEEAFGLVVIEMPHTLREPKWLSENPKARADDLMEAFSNSEIKGIISTIGGDDSIRILRHLDLDLIRKNPKPFVGYSDTTVSHFACLKAGIVSFYGPAIMAGFAENGGLFPYMVNSVRRTLFDSGNIGEIPENRDGWTVERLDWANPANQKRKRILQDSAGWQYLQGEGQKEGHLIGGCLEVLDWIKSTDVWPNKEVWEGAILFIETSEETPPPSTVTRFFRSLAAMDILPSLSGILFGRPGGHELSPDSFHAYDDAIFQIVADEEGLTSLPIITQMDFGHTDPMFVLPYGIQAEIDSDWRKFTILENAVESD
- a CDS encoding aldo/keto reductase, whose protein sequence is MKRRALGNTGVNVSELGLGTAFMSDQGQQGVNECIALAVDRGVNYFDTAAAYGKGKDERMLGEALRGRREKVFLATKVGGVEDPGGHRKVNSLMRQFEESLGRLQTDYVDLIQLHEADQRKWWSDDPVPKEIAISHGGPLIIDEEEYDFPAAPCLEFLRIAKKQGKARFIGITGKDARRLARLVSATELDSMMVAHQYNPIYRNATRFLLPLTEEEGVGVVGGAMFMKGWLAVARSDWRDHLPEWMDESFHRAYCKYLDIQASSGLELPELTLRWLLPEQRLKCIVTGFKNPHEVESNIDAIERGPLPADLQSEIDAIGIIHPLLYQGRTTI
- a CDS encoding alpha/beta hydrolase, whose translation is MPEPIFTLLRRTYAFKKTTDCDIHLDVYSSEAMTEISPAVVWIHGGALIMGSRENGQGHAARYVDAGYRVISIDYRLAPETKLPEIIADVRDAFGWIRSNADELGVDPARIGAVGHSAGGHLTLMTGTFDSKPRALVSFYGYGDLIGSWYSKPSPFYLKQRHIGREEAMEQIEPRAISEGRRPGTFYLYTRQQGIWPIKVSGFDPAKDPAFFTPYCPDQNIDANYPPTLLLHGTDDTDVPYELSVRMQNRLKEAGVDHEMVTIEGGGHGFDGRWWDPQVKAAFARVLEFLDNHLN